ATTAACCTTAAGGCACGGTAACGGTAATATTATCGATAGCAATGTGTTTTTGGGTAATGGCGTTGAACATACCGGCGGGATCCGCGTGATTAACCGCGATCAAACTATCGCCAACAACTACCTAGAAGGCTTAACCGGTAATCGATTTGGCAGTGGTTTTACTATTATGAATGGCGTGCCGAACTCATCAATTAATCGCTACCATCAAGTGGTCAACGCCAATATTAACCACAATAGCTTTATTAATATTGACCATATTGAGCTGGCCGCGGGCAGTGACAGCGAACGTTCAGCGGTACCACTAGACAGTAAGTTAAACCACAATCTATTTATTAGCCCAACCGCACCATTTACTTTACACGATGATATTAGCGGACTTAGCTTTAACGATAACCTCAGTAATTTTGCGACAAAAACGTTAAGCCCATTAATGGCTAAAGGTATTCGTTCAAAAGATATCACCATGGAACGTGCTGCAAATGGCTTGTTATACCCAAGTGATGAAAATTTTGCAGCATACGGTGCCAGTAAAAAACTGACCCCTACATTAAAGCAAGATACCGGCACACTTTGGTATCCAAAAGCAGAGCCTACTGTCGCATTTCAATCTGGCAACACCATCAAGGTTAGCGCCAGTGACGATGAATTAGCAAGCGCAGTTGAACGAGCTCAACCAGGCGATATTTTATTACTCAGTGATGGCAAATATAACATCAGCAGAATACTGGCGATCAACAAAACGTTAAGCTTTAAAGCCGCTAATGCTCACCAAGCAATAATCAGCTTTGAACGCCCTAGTCTATTTGAAATTCAAGACAATGGTAGTTTGCAACTCGATGGTCTGGTCATTACTGGTTTAAATAGCCCTGACGCTGCCGGTAATAGCGTGGTAAGAACCCGCAAATGGGGCATGTTAACGAATTATCGTTTTGAAATGACAAACAGCATTGTTGAGCAACTCAATGTGAATCATTCATTTCACTTTTTCGATTCGGGCAGTCGCGCCTTTGCAGATAGTATTAATGTCAGCAATAGCCAGTTCCGCCATATTAGCGGGGATTTATTTCGCCTCGACAAAGAAACCGACGACCTAGGAATTTATAACACCGAATACCTCATATTGGACAATAACCAGTTTGACGATGTTGAGGGTGCTATTGCCTCGGTATACCGCGGTGGTACGGATGAGAGTACCTTTGGTCCCCATGTATCGGTAACCAACAATGTGTTCACTAAAGTCGGTCAAGGTAAGCGCAATAAAACAGGTGCGTCACTGAAATTTCACGGGGTTCAAATGAGCCAAATAGAGCACAATAAATTTAACGACAGTGCCGCTATTATTGTTGAACACACCGTCGGTGAACCACAAACCCGCATTACGCATAATCAGTTTACTGATACACCTAGCCCACAAGTAACGGAGTTAGTTGCAATAGGTAAACACACTGCAGATATCAACAATAATAAAGTGCAAAAACTATGAAAAACTTCAATATAGCGGCCGGCGTAAGCCCGATGACGCGTGTCATTAAGCAGGCAGGAAAAATAGCACTATTGGCGTCAATGACGTGCGCTATTTCATTACCCGTAATGGCTGCGCAACATCCAAACTTAGTCATAAACCAGCAAGATGTGGCAGCCATGAAACAGGCCATCACTCAACCTGGGTCATTTCAAAATGCATTCAATACCACGCAGAGTAATGTGGACAAGGGACTGGCTCAGCCAATTGAAGTGCCAGTACCCAAAGATGCAGGTGGTGGTTATACCCACGAAAAACATAAAAGTAATTACCAACAAATGTATGACACTGGCATTATTTATCAGCTGACTGGCGATAAAAAATATGCCGAATACGTTAAAGACATGCTGTTGCAATATGCCACACTTTACCCAACGCTACCTTTGCACCCTATGCGTAAAAGTAACAATGAAGGTAAACTTTTCTGGCAAGGACTCAATGAAGCAGTTTGGTTGGTACACACCATTCAGGCGTACGACTTTATCTATGATGCGTTAACACCTGCAGAACGTAATACCATCGAAACGGGTGCAATAATACCCGCTGCACTCTTTTTGTCAGAACAATCGCCGCACACCTTTAATAAAGTTCATAACCACGGCACTTGGGCCACTGCTGCGGTTGGCATGAGCGGATATGTACTCGATAAGCCACTTTGGGTTGAACGTGCTTTATACGACTTAAATCTCGCCAAAAAAGGCGGTTTTATGCGTCAGTTGGACGAATTGTTTTCACCAGACGGTTATTACAATGAAGGGCCATATTATCAACGTTATGCATTAATGCCATTTGTGACGTTTGCTAAAGCTATTGAGCAAAACGAACCGCAGCGTAAGATTTTTCAATACCGTGACGGTATTTTACTTAAAGCCATTACCAGCACAGTTGAACTCAGTTATAACCAGCTGTTTTTTCCCCTTAACGATGCGATTAAAAGCAAAGGCATCGACACTATTGAACTCGTCAACGGCGTCGCCATTGCTTATGGTCTCAACGGCGATCCACGTTTATTAGATATTGCACAGCAACAACACAATATTTTATTAACGGGTGATGGGCTTAAAGTTGCACAAGGGTTAGACAATAAACTACAACAGCCCTTTCCATTCGTTTCGACATTATTCCGTGATGGCCAACAAGGTGATGACGGTGCATTAGTGGTTATGCGTCAAGGTAAAGCAACCGACCAAGCCATTGTATTTAAAGCGACTGCGCAAGGTTTAGGTCATGGCCATTTTGATAAGTTAACCTGGCAGTTTTACGATGCTGGTAATGAAATCGTATCCGATTATGGCGCTGCACGTTTTCTAAATGTTGAGGCAAAATTTGGTGGCCGTTATTTACCTGAAAATGAATCATGGGCTAAACAAACCATTGCCCATAACACTTTAATTGTTGACGAGAAAAGTCATTTTAATGGCAAGCTTAAAGCGGCTAACAAAAATAACCCTACATTACACTTCTACTCAGCAAAGCAAGACCTCACCATCGCGTCGGCTTCTATCGATACCGCTTATGATGATGTCGCATTTAAGCGCACTCTCGCCTTAGTCAACATCAAGCAACGTGATGCGGTAATTGGCATCGATATAATGCGTGTTACAGCTAACAAGCCACATCAATACGACTTACCCGTGCATTATCAAGGGCAATTAATCGATACCAACTTTGACAGACAGGCATCCTTGACTCAATTGTCTGCTTTGGGTACCGAAAATGGTTATCAACATCTATGGTTGTTAGCAACTGCTAACCTAGCCAAAGACAAAGCCGCTAATAAACTGGCTAAAGTCACTTGGTTAAATGATAACGGCCATTTTTATACCCTTAGCACGTTAGTTAATACTAACTTTAACAACGCCACTGACGAGCAAATGTTATTCACCCAATTGGGTGCCAACGATCCGGATATGAACTTACGCCAACAGCAGTCGTTCATTCACCGAGTGAATGCTACTAATCATACTTATGTCAGCGTGATGGAGCCACACGGCGAGTACAACCCATCAAAAGAATACACCTTAGAAGCCACCAGCAGTATTGCTGAGCTGATTCATCATCAACAAGCTGATCTAGAAGCGGTGCAAATACGCTTTACCGATGGACAACAATATCTATTAGCAATCAACCACGCAGATATCGCTGTGACTCAAGAAACTCAAAGTGTCATTAGCGTCAATGGGGTGCAATACCCATTTAGCGGACGCGCCGAATTATTAGACATTAAAGAATTCAAGTAACACAAAATTAAAATAAAAAGGAATAAACACCATGCAGCAAAGTGAACATTTTTCATTTGGGGAACAAACAGAAATCGAAGATATTGGCGGAGGGTTAAAGCGCCAAATGCTTGGATTTAATCATGAACTCATGGCAGTAAAGATTTGGTTTGATAAGGGAGCAGAAGGCTATGTGCATGCTCATCGCCATTCACAAGTATCTTATGTGGTAGAAGGTGAGTTTCATGTCAATGTCGATGGCGTGATTAAGGTGCTAACGGCTGGAGACAGTTTCTTTGTGCCACCTCATGTAGACCATGGTGCAGTTTGCCCAACTGGCGGCATTTTAATTGATACCTTTAGCCCGGCTAGAGAAGATTTTGTTGAGGGTTTAGCATGAAAAAAGTTCCCCTTAAATTGAAGCACCTACGTTGGCTTGTTGTCAGCTTAGTGGCACTCGCTACTGTCATTAACTATATCGACCGATCTGCCCTTGCCATTATGTGGCCAGGCATTGCAGAAGATTTAGGTTTAGATAAAAGTGATTATGCCAACATTATTACCGTGTTCATGATCTCATACGCAATTGGTCAGTCTCTTTTTGGTAAGATATTTGATGCTATTGGTACACGCTTAGGTTTTTTACTATCCATTGTAGTGTGGTCGGTCTCAATCGCCCTGCATGCTGTTGCAGCAAGCGTTACCTCATTTGCTATTTTTAGAGCCATGCTCGGGCTAGGTGAAGCGGGTAACTGGCCTGGCGCAACCAAAGCGAATGCTGAATGGTTTCCGATTAAAGAACGCGCTCTAGCACAAGGCATCTTCAATGCTGGTGCGTCTTTAGGCTCGATTATCGCCCCACCATTAATTGCTTTTTTGTATGCCTTTTTAGGATGGCAGGCAACCTTTATCGTCATTGGTAGTTTGGGTATTCTTTGGATTTTACCTTGGTTGATTGTTTATAAATCATCACCAGACTCACATCCATGGATCACTGAAGAAGAACGCCAACATATCTTAACCGGACAACGATGCACTTCAGAAAAACAACAGGACAAAGAATACGTGCCCACTATGGGACAGTTATTACGCCACCGTCAAACTTGGGGAGTGATTGCAGCACGTTTCTTTATCGACCCTATCTGGTGGTTATTTGTTGCTTGGCTACCATTGTATTTAAACGAAAAATTTGGCTTTGATGTTAAACAAATTGGCGCATTTGCTTGGTTACCTTATGTCGGAGCTGCCATCGGAGCATTATTTGGTGGCTGGTTTAGTGGCCACTTGATGAGCCGAGGCTGGTCGGTGAATAAAGCCCGTCGTAGTGCAATTGTCTTAGGTTGTATGGTTATGCTGCCAGCACTGTTACTGACATCTCTTGCTGCAACGCCTTGGATGGCAATGGGCCTTATAGCACTTATCTTATTTGGTTTTCAAACAGCTATTGGCAACGTTCAAACATTACCAAGTGATTACTTCTCCGGTAAAACTGTCGGAACCTTAGCTGGTATTAGTGGTACATCGGCAGTATTAAGTGTAATTATCACCATCCAATTAGTGCCAATGATGACCAAAGGCGGTGACTATACGCCATTCTTTATTTTAGGTGCGGCGTTAGTTCCATTAGCATTAATTTCGTTGTGGTTAGGCGGAAAAATTGAACCGGTAAAAAGGAAGGCATAACCGTGAAGAGTCTGTATTTATTTGGTGAGTGTATGGTCGAATTACAGCGTGTAACGGCCACCAGTTTACAGCAATCTTTTGCTGGTGACGTTTATAACACTGGGGTTTACCTTAAACGCACCTTTAGTGATATTAATACCCACCTAGTCACAGCTATTGGCCAAGATAGTTTTAGCCAGGCCATGTTGCAACGCTTTGAAGATGAAAAAATTAATACTGATATGGTCTTTCAAAGCACCGACAAAATTGCTGGTCTGTATGCAATACAAACCGACAGTAAAGGCGAGCGCAGCTTTACATACTGGCGCAACGATTCAGCCGCCAAGCAAATCATGCAATTTATTGATGATGCAGCCATCAGTAAAATATCTCAGGCAGATATGGTGTTTTTTTCGGGCATTTCTTTAGCGGTTATTAATGAAGAAGATCGCGACGCATTTTGGTTACTGATTAAACAATGTAAGCAAGCAGGTGTCAGTATTGTATTTGACCCTAACTACCGCGCAAGAATGTGGCACAGTCCAGACCAAGCAAAGGCGCAGTTTGATATTGCGTTTAGTGTGGCCGATGTCGTACTGCCAGGTGTTGATGACTTTAATCAACTTTACGGTATTAACTCCGTTGAAGACATTATTGCGTTCTGCCAGCCTTACGACATTAACGAGCTGGTGATAAAAAATGGTGAAAACGGCATTAATTATGTAATTAATGGTCAGCAACAGCATTTTTCAATCACACCAGTAACGAATGTTGTCGACACCACATCAGCGGGGGACTCGTTTAATGGGGTGTATTTAGGCGCACGCTTAACTGGCGCAGATATCAGCACAGCGATAAAATTAGCCTCCCAAGCAGCAGGATTTGTGATCCAACATAAAGGTGCCATAGCACCTAAAATTGAGTTTCATCAATTTATTGAACGTCAAAAATTAATCATGCAATAACAGCTAAAGAGTCATCTTTTGTCGCTTGTAAAAAGGCTTGATAACACTGAGTTATCAAGCCTTTTTATTTGTTAAGCAAAAAGTAACACATCGCCTATTGAGCCATTCGTGTTTTAGCGTCAAACCAAGTAACATTATTGAATCATTTCGATAATTTACCCCATTAAAGCAATAAGAAGACATTGAACATGGACTATTTAGCCATCAATAAACACGCATGGAACCAGCGAACTCAAATCCACCTCGATTCAACATTTTACGACTTAGAGGCATTTACCCAAGGTAAGTCATCATTAAACCCCATTGAACTTGAACAAGTCGGCGATGTGCACCACAAAAGCCTGTTGCACCTACAATGTCACTTTGGACAAGACAGCTTATCGTGGGCAAGGCTTGGCGCCAATGTCACTGGCGTAGATTTATCAAGCGAGTCGATTGCAACTGCAAAAAAACTGGCTGCTCAATTACACTTACCAGCAACATTCATCAATAATGACATCTATCAATTTGGTGACCACAATGTCGAGCAATATGACATCGTATTCACCTCTTATGGGGTGTTAGCTTGGTTACCAGATTTAACTCGCTGGGCGCAAACCATTGCTGGAGCATTACGTCCAGGCGGTGAATTTCATTTGGTTGAGTTCCACCCTTTTAATGATGTGTTGTGTGGTTATGGCTACTTTCCACAGACACAACCGGATATCGAAGATGAAGTCACTTACACCGAAAACCACAATGACCAAATTGAAACGGTAGTCACTTGGCCACATCCGATAAGCGAAGTCATTAGCGCACTCATTAGTGCAGGACTCTGTATCGAAGCGTTTAACGAGCACCCTTACAGTCCCTACAACTGCGTCGAAGGTTTGGAGTTTGTGGTAGGCAAAGGTTACCAGCTGAAACATCAAGACCACCTCATCCCACTTATTTACTCTATTAAAGCAAGCAAAGTGGGATAAGTACTAGCCTGAAGCCTGTTTACAGTGGGCTCAAATATCGGATTTAGTGGATGACTGTTGATGTGTTGAAGGCAGTGCAAATAATATCCGTAAACGTTGTGTTAGCGATAATTGCGCTTGGGTAACATCACCCCACATGTCGCGCCATTCACTAAACGTTACCACTAACGGATTAAAACTGTTTACCGGTTTGGTAATACCGTACACCACAGTTTCATTTTCAGGCTCAAACGTACCAAACATTTTGTCCCATATAATCAGCACACCGGCATAATTTTTGTCGATATATTGTGGGTTGCGCCCATGATGAACACGATGATGGGACGGTGTATTGAAAATCAATTCTAACGGTCCTAACGATTTAATCGCTTGGGTGTGAACAAAGAACTGCAATCCAAGGTTGAGCAACACCGCAAACACCACCCAGTTAGGATCAAAGCCAATCACCACCAACGGTAACCAAAACAACCACATGCCTGCCAACGGGTACATTAAGCTTTGTCTAAAGGCGGTGCTGAAGTTCATGTTTTCTGAGCTGTGATGCACCACATGTGCAGCCCACATCCAACGGATACGATGGCTAGCGCGATGAAACCAGTAATAACAAAAGTCTTGCGCAATGAGCAATAAACCAAAAGTGAATAATGTCATTTCAATATCAAATAAGCGCCAGCCGAAAAAGTGTAAGTAGATCGTTGCAATCAATAAGCCCGCGATAATATCCGCCACTTGGTGCATACCTGCCAATACAAAATTACACAATACTTCGGCAGGACGATATTGAGCATTACTCGGTAATCGCTGGGCGCGAACACCAAACCACCATTCCAGTAAAATGCAGCCGAAAAAAATCGGCGCTAACACCAGTAATAACCACTCTGGGTGAGCTATCAGTAAATCCATGTCCATATGTTATCCATTTCTATTTATTATTATGTTAACAACGTTTGTAATAACGCTTCGCTACTTCGCATTCCTAATCAAATCGCTCTTCCGGCACAACCCATTTTAGTAAACCGCTTTAATAATCCGTTTTTAATAGGCCGTTTTTAATAAGCCATAGACTAAAAAGGTCACTAATCTAGTCGACACCGTTAATCGTCATCACCATTTGGCAAAATGATCTTCTGTTAATCCTAGCTGGTTAGTTAACTTATATTGATTACCATTGTTGTCGCAAATCACTCCGCTAAAGTAGCCAATGTATTGTCTAAAGTTGTTTTTTAACCAGATTAAATTGAGCTTTTCGCTGCGTTGATTTAACGGCCTAAAATGCAAATCGACATTGCCATCATTAGTGGTGATATGCCACACATCTTGTTGTGAGTGTCGATTAAAATCAAACTGTGCCCCGCCCAGTATATGGCGTTGGCCATTTATCCACATCACATTTTCTGTTTGACCCGTTTCATTAACGCCAGCGGCTAAATTCAACCCAATAACCCCGGCGTCAGTTTTGGCATTCATTGAAGCCCAGCGCCAACTGGTTTCGCGGCGCATAAACCCAGCCGAAAAGTCATAACCTGCAAGCGCATATTGTAAAGGCTGCGGTTCATGATGAATAGTTAATTGCCCTGTTACGGCTAAGCCATTGTGCTTTTGTGTATAGGTCCAACCGTTATAACCCGTTGGGGTACACAAACTGATGGGTAAACTCAACGGCGCAGGTTGAATACGTAAATTGGCTTGTATGTCTGCAAGGTTAATCTCGACTTGCCATTGTCCGTCGACAATATTGATAACAATACCTTTGTGTTTACGGCCAATTTCGGCGCGCCCACGCTTAGGAGAGTCACTTAGCTGGCAGCCAAACCCGAATGGCGTTAGCCATTGCGTTTGGGTCAGCTTGTTAGTTTTAATGTCATAAAGGTAGCAAAAACCATTGGCGACATAACGAATATCGGCAATCGCCAGGGCGATAATATAATGAGGAGTGATAATACTAACGAATTGGAATTGTTTAAAATCAAAGTACTTAGCCATTGCCGATGCAGGCTTGTCCATTACCGTCGAATAAGCAAACTGATTAACATTGAGTGAATCAACAATCCCATCAAATATGCCAAACACAGGCTGGCCGTTGACATTAATCAATTTATCAGGAGCCAATTGCGGCTGTTTATGTTGCATTACATTACCTACATCATGTTGTTTATCAAACTTAAGTTACATATCACTAACCTGAATTGATCAGTCATTAATGTCAATAACCAAGTATATGGTTGCCGTATAACCCCATTAAAATGACGTTAAAATGACGTTAAAACCAGATATTAATAAGTGATGACGCCTGCATAACTTGTAATGGGCATCACTCTAGTTCTCTTTATAACAACATAACCTTAGCGATACTGGAAACCCAGACAAATTCTGGTATCATTTATCTACCTTTTACTGGTTATTGTTGTCTCATGAAGTTATTGATCCCTATTTTACTGTCTACATTATTGTTGTCGGCTTGCGCAAGTTATGAACCGACTCATGTTGGTCTTAATCCCACGCTGGGTCCGATTCAGTTACAAACTGAAGTCGATTTCCCTGTACTGGTCGACACCATCGATACTCGCGAAGCAAGCTTTGTGGTGCGCTTTAATGAAGAAGGCAAATCACCAAGATTAGTCAGCGCCAGTGAGCCCATCCGTCAACAGTTGGATACACTGTTCCGTAATGGCATGAACAAAGCCGGTTATGTTATTGACCCTGCCGCACGCAATTCAGTGCAGTTTCAGCTAAATTACTTGTTAGCTGACGTCACGGATACCACGTTCAGTTACGAATCAAAAACACGTTTAGTTATCAATGTGTTGGCTAAAAACTCACAACAAGAGTTCACCAAATCCTATAACGCTAATGGCTATTTAAAAGGCCCGTTAAGCCCAGATTTTGCCACTCTTGAATTAGATATCACCAAACTCGTTGATAAGCTCACCACTGAAATTCTTAACGATGAAGAGTTACACCAATTTATTCAACGTTAATCCAACCCGCTTTATCAGGTATTGGCATCGAGAGATGCCAATAAAAAGGACGTCACATTATGTTGAAATGGTTATCCACTTGCCTACTGTTATTGACCAGCTTAAGTTCCAACGCTGCGGTCGACATTCAAAAAGACACTTTATATCCGCAAGTAGAGTTGGACACCTCTATGGGGAAAATAGTGGTTGAGTTAGATCGCACTCGTGCACCGCTTACCGTAGATAACTTTTTAACCTATGTGGTTAAAGGCGAATATGACAATACTATTTTTCATCGTGTGATTGCCGAATTTGTGGTGCAAGGTGGCGGGTTAACCACTAAATTAGAAGAACGCCCTTCGCTAGAGCCTGTTGTAAATGAGTCAGGTAATGGTTTATCAAACTCCCTTGGCACAATTGCCATGGCTCGAGATAACGATCCTCATTCAGCAACACGTCAGTTTTACTTCAACCTAGGTGACAATAAAAAATTAGACCCTTCTAAACGTCGTTGGGGCTATACCGTTTTTGGTGAAGTGACTCAGGGGATGGATATATTAGAAGCCATTTCATTGGTACCAACTGAACATAACACCACCCTAAATTGGCCCGATTTTCCGGTTAATACTGTCATGTTGAAAAAAGCGACTCTACTGCCTCGCTAATATCCCACTAATCGCCTATACCTACCGATGGTCATGTTAATGCATGCCATCGGCATTTATGTTGTCTCCAACAATGTCATATTGGCCAGTCTTATCTCAGTCAGTCTTATCTCAACCAGTTTTAGCTCGATTAATTGGTCCAAACTTGCTCAATATTGTGACGCCATAAATTGTTACCCTATACATTTTTACTAGCTGATAAATCAACTAAATAGCACTATTGAATGACTGAATCGACACTTTTTTGAGCTTTTGACTATCGACAGCTAAATTAACGTCTATACTCTATTTGACCCATTCACCAAGTTAGCTGCGCAATTGTTCGCAACCGCATTTCGAATATTCAAGGACGCAATTATGATGACGGCTAATGATTTTATTGAAACCAAAGCACCACAACTTGCCTATTTTGGTAAAGCCTTTTTAAATAATCAATTAGATTACAAAGAGATACAGATCTATATGTGGGATGTGCTGGAAGAGTGGCAATTTATATCAAATAATCCCATCCAATTAGCCGAACAACCTAGCGATACCGAGAAAGTGTTTTGGCACTTATTGTATTGCTTCGATCATTGGTCTGGTTGGGCAATTAAAGGCAATCAATACTTACGCCAGCAAGTTCATGAATGTTGCGACTACATTAATATTGGCGGCAATGTGCCACAAAGTTGTATTGGTATCAGACCTTAAGGCGATTATCTTAAATCTGCTCTGAATGCTAATTTAACCTCAAACTGACTGAATAATCTTTTAGAATGGCTTGAACCTAAACCCCTTGCAACATAAGCTAGAGCCATTCTCCTTTATCCAGTTGTCTTATGTCGGTTTTCTTGTCTCGTACCCGTGAAGCGTTATCGGTTTACTACCACAAACGAGTATTTATTTTACTCTTGCTGGGGTTTTCTGCCGGCTTACCATTAATGTTAGTCTTTTCGACCTTAAGTTTTTGGTTACGTGAAGCTGGTATCGACCGAGCGGCGATTGGTTATTTTAGCTGGATAGCACTAACGTATGCATTTAAATGGGCGTGGTCGCCATTAGTCGATCGTATGTCATTGCCCTTTTTTACCCGTTTTTTAGGACGACGACG
The nucleotide sequence above comes from Shewanella sp. Arc9-LZ. Encoded proteins:
- a CDS encoding peptidylprolyl isomerase gives rise to the protein MLKWLSTCLLLLTSLSSNAAVDIQKDTLYPQVELDTSMGKIVVELDRTRAPLTVDNFLTYVVKGEYDNTIFHRVIAEFVVQGGGLTTKLEERPSLEPVVNESGNGLSNSLGTIAMARDNDPHSATRQFYFNLGDNKKLDPSKRRWGYTVFGEVTQGMDILEAISLVPTEHNTTLNWPDFPVNTVMLKKATLLPR